A single region of the Apodemus sylvaticus chromosome 7, mApoSyl1.1, whole genome shotgun sequence genome encodes:
- the LOC127689966 gene encoding olfactory receptor 149-like produces MRNRSVVTQFILLGIPNTEGLETMLFVLFLSFYIFTLMGNLLILLAIISSSRLHTPMYFFLCKLSIFDIFFPSVSSPKMLFYLSGNSRAISYGGCVCQLFFYHFLGCTECFLYTVMAYDRFVAICFPLRYTIIMSHKVCAILATGTSFFGCIQATFLTTLTFQLPYCGPNEVDYYFCDIPVMLKLACADTSALEMVGFISVGLMPLSCFLLILTSYSCIVCSILQIRSAEGRRRAFSTCSAHLTAILLFYMPVVLIYLRPTPSPWLDATVQVLNNLVTPMLNPLIYSLRNKEVKSSLWKVLHKPAFVSEQL; encoded by the coding sequence ATGAGGAATCGTTCAGTAGTGACTCAGTTTATCCTGCTCGGCATCCCAAACACAGAGGGTCTGGAGACCATGCTCTTTGtcctgtttttgtctttttacatCTTCACTCTGATGGGAAACTTATTGATCTTACTGGCAATTATCTCCTCCAGTAGGCTTCatacccccatgtacttcttcttATGTAAATTGTctatttttgacatatttttccCTTCTGTGAGCTCTCCCAAGATGCTATTCTACCTCTCAGGAAATAGCAGAGCCATCTCCTATGGAGGCTGTGTGTGCCAGCTCTTCTTCTACCATTTCCTTGGTTGTACTGAGTGTTTCCTGTACACAGTGATGGCTTATGACCGTTTTGTGGCCATATGCTTCCCGCTACGCTACACAATCATTATGAGCCACAAAGTGTGTGCCATCCTGGCCACGGGGACATCATTTTTTGGCTGCATTCAGGCTACTTTTCTAACTACTCTCACCTTCCAGTTGCCCTACTGTGGTCCTAATGAGGTGGACTACTACTTCTGTGATATTCCTGTGATGCTGAAGCTGGCCTGCGCAGACACATCAGCCCTGGAGATGGTGGGGTTCATCAGTGTGGGCCTGATGCCACTCAGTTGTTTTCTTCTCATCCTCACCTCTTACAGCTGCATCGTTTGCTCTATTCTGCAGATCCGCTCTGCTGAGGGTCGTCGTAGAGCTTTCTCCACCTGTAGCGCCCACCTCACTGCCATCTTGCTTTTCTACATGCCTGTTGTCCTTATATACTTAAGGCCAACTCCAAGCCCCTGGCTGGATGCAACTGTGCAGGTCTTAAATAATCTGGTCACCCCTATGCTAAACCCATTGATTTACAGTCTCAGGAATAAAGAGGTGAAATCGTCACTGTGGAAGGTCCTACATAAACCTGCCTTTGTTTCTGAGCAGTTGTAA